A DNA window from Zingiber officinale cultivar Zhangliang chromosome 3A, Zo_v1.1, whole genome shotgun sequence contains the following coding sequences:
- the LOC122053226 gene encoding beta-galactosidase 5-like — MVVRSSPRFLSPLRFFLLLLFLLPAAQCGVTYDRKAIVINGQRRILISGSIHYPRSTPEMWEGLAEKAKDGGLDVIQTYVFWNGHEPSPGSYNFEGRYDLVRFIKTVQKVGLYVHLRIGPYVCAEWNFGGFPVWLKYVPGISFRTDNEPFKMAMQGFTKKIVDMMKTESLFASQGGPIILSQIENEYGPESKAFGAAGHAYLNWAAQMAVGLGTGVPWVMCKEDDAPDLVINTCNGFYCHSFTPNKPEKPTMWTEAWSGWFTEFGGTIRQRPVQDLAFAVARFIQKGGSFINYYMYHGGTNFGRTAGGPFITTSYDYDAPIDEYGLIREPKYGHLKELHRAIKLCEQALISSDPTVTSLGSLQEAHVFSSQSGGCAAFLANYDTNSFARVMFNNKHYSLPPWSISILPDCRNVVFNTAKVGVQTSQMQMRPVNAQSLMWETYDEEVASQGENSLITSTGLLEQINVTRDTSDYLWYITSLDVNPTEGFLQRGQLPVLTVRSAGHALHVFINGQLSGSTYGTREDRKLKFSGNVNLRAGTNKIALLSVAVGLPNAGMHYELWNTGVLGPVVLHGFDGGSKDLTWHQWSYQTGLKGEAMNLNSLEGASSVEWMRSSLVAQSEQPLTWYRAYFDAPDGDEPLALDMSSMGKGGIWINGQSIGRYWTASAPNEYCNSCSYTGTYRSPKCQSGCGQPTQQWYHVPRSWLQPSRNLLVVFEELGGDATKISLVKRSISSVCADVSEWHPMIKNWQIESYGQPEEHHKPKVHLRCTPGQVISAIKFASYGTPLGTCGNFQQGACHSSNSNSILEKKCIGLQRCMVAISTTNFGGDPCPNVMKRVAVEAICSAVAQPMH; from the exons ATGGTAGTCCGGAGCTCTCCACGTTTTCTCTCCCCACTTCGTTTCTTCCTCCTGCTGCTTTTTCTCCTCCCCGCGGCGCAATGTGGCGTGACCTATGACAGGAAGGCCATCGTCATCAATGGCCAGAGAAGGATTCTCATCTCTGGCTCCATTCACTACCCTAGGAGCACCCCAGAA ATGTGGGAAGGACTTGCAGAAAAAGCTAAGGATGGAGGCTTGGATGTTATACAGACCTACGTCTTCTGGAATGGCCATGAGCCTTCACCTGGCAGT TATAATTTCGAAGGAAGGTATGATTTGGTGAGGTTTATCAAGACAGTCCAGAAGGTGGGACTGTACGTCCACCTCCGAATTGGACCTTATGTCTGCGCTGAGTGGAATTTTGG AGGATTTCCAGTCTGGTTAAAATATGTCCCTGGAATCAGCTTCAGAACAGACAATGAGCCTTTCAAG ATGGCTATGCAAGGTTTCACCAAGAAAATTGTTGATATGATGAAGACTGAATCACTTTTTGCTTCTCAAGGCGGTCCGATCATCCTTTCGCAG ATTGAAAATGAGTATGGGCCTGAAAGTAAGGCATTTGGCGCTGCTGGTCATGCGTATTTAAACTGGGCTGCACAAATGGCTGTCGGGTTGGGAACTGGTGTTCCATGGGTTATGTGCAAGGAGGATGATGCCCCGGATCTAGTG ATAAATACGTGCAATGGTTTCTACTGTCATAGTTTCACTCCTAATAAACCTGAGAAGCCTACCATGTGGACTGAAGCTTGGAGTGGTTG GTTTACAGAATTTGGAGGCACCATCCGTCAACGACCAGTTCAAGATCTTGCATTCGCTGTGGCACGCTTTATACAAAAGGGCGGCTCATTTATAAACTATTACATG TACCACGGAGGAACTAATTTTGGGCGCACAGCTGGAGGACCCTTCATCACAACCAGTTATGATTATGATGCACCGATAGATGAATATG GATTGATTCGAGAACCAAAATATGGGCATCTGAAAGAGCTTCATAGGGCCATTAAGTTGTGTGAGCAAGCTCTTATTTCGTCTGATCCTACTGTTACTTCTTTGGGAAGCCTCCAAGAG GCTCATGTTTTCAGCTCCCAATCTGGTGGATGTGCAGCTTTCCTTGCAAATTACGATACAAATTCCTTCGCAAGGGTAATGTTCAACAACAAGCACTACAGCCTCCCACCATGGTCGATAAGCATCTTACCAGACTGCAGAAATGTAGTATTCAACACTGCAAAG GTTGGAGTTCAAACTTCCCAAATGCAAATGCGCCCCGTTAATGCTCAGTCACTCATGTGGGAGACCTATGACGAGGAGGTGGCTTCACAGGGAGAAAACTCATTGATTACTTCAACTGGGCTGCTAGAACAGATAAATGTCACTAGGGATACGAGTGACTACTTGTGGTACATCACTAG TCTTGACGTCAATCCAACTGAAGGATTTTTACAACGAGGTCAGCTTCCTGTTCTCACAGTCAGATCGGCTGGTCATGCTCTTCATGTCTTTATTAATGGACAACTCTCAG GTTCCACTTACGGGACCAGGGAGGATAGGAAGCTCAAATTTTCTGGTAATGTCAATCTTCGTGCTGGAACTAATAAAATTGCGCTGTTAAGTGTGGCTGTCGGACTACCT AACGCGGGCATGCATTATGAGTTGTGGAATACTGGAGTTCTAGGTCCTGTCGTGTTACATGGGTTTGATGGGGGAAGTAAAGACCTAACATGGCACCAATGGTCATATCAG ACTGGTCTTAAAGGAGAAGCTATGAATTTAAACTCCTTGGAGGGTGCTTCCTCTGTTGAATGGATGCGATCTTCGTTGGTAGCTCAAAGTGAGCAGCCCTTAACATGGTACAGG GCATATTTTGATGCTCCTGATGGGGATGAGCCATTAGCTTTGGATATGAGTAGTATGGGAAAGGGCGGCATTTGGATAAATGGACAAAGTATCGGAAGATACTGGACTGCCTCTGCCCCTAATGAATATTGCAATTCATGCAGTTACACAGGGACATATCGATCACCAAAGTGTCAAAGTGGCTGCGGCCAACCAACCCAACAATG GTACCATGTGCCACGTTCGTGGTTACAGCCATCAAGAAATCTACTAGTAGTGTTTGAAGAACTAGGAGGTGATGCGACAAAAATTTCTCTAGTGAAGAGATCCATCTCCAGTGTGTGCGCCGATGTATCTGAATGGCACCCCATGATAAAAAATTGGCAGATTGAGAGTTATGGCCAGCCTGAAGAACACCACAAGCCAAAGGTCCACCTCCGATGCACCCCGGGACAAGTTATTTCAGCCATTAAATTTGCTAGCTATGGAACACCCCTTGGAACATGCGGAAATTTCCAACAGGGGGCATGCCATTCATCAAATTCCAACAGCATTTTGGAAAAG AAGTGCATTGGACTTCAGAGGTGTATGGTTGCGATCTCCACCACCAACTTTGGTGGGGATCCATGCCCAAATGTCATGAAAAGAGTTGCAGTTGAAGCCATATGCTCTGCAGTTGCTCAGCCAATGCATTGA
- the LOC122054219 gene encoding uncharacterized protein At2g34160-like isoform X1, translating into MATTAAVGDDGTVVAAAGRSKKNRIQVSTNKKPLFFYVNLAKRYMQQHDEIELSALGMAIGTVVTVAEILKNNGLATAKMIQTSTVGTKDEVKGRLVRKAKIEILLGKTDNFNDIVATAKIVQEKDENGTKGSTKGIIVSAEKAAQDTSDNGKTNSSNGIVHADKVAQDPAGDGTKEISNGIVSADQVACEAAEDGKKE; encoded by the exons ATGGCGACGACAGCGGCGGTTGGCGACGACGGTACAGTGGTGGCGGCGGCGGGGCGTAGCAAGAAGAACCGGATCCAGGTATCCACCAACAAGAAGCCTCTCTTCTTCTACGTCAATCTCGCCAAG AGGTACATGCAGCAACACGATGAGATTGAGCTCTCAGCTTTGGGAATGG CTATTGGCACGGTGGTCACCGTTGCAGAaatcttgaaaaataatggaCTTGCTACTGCGAAGA TGATCCAGACCTCTACAGTCGGCACAAAAGATGAAGTAAAGGGGCGATTAGTTCGGAAGGCGAAG ATTGAGATTTTACTTGGAAAGACTGACAACTTCAATGACATCGTGGCTACTGCCAAAATAGTTCAAGAGAAAGATGAAAATGGAACGAAAGGCAGCACCAAGGGAATCATTGTTTCTGCTGAAAAAGCTGCTCAAGATACATCAGATAATGGAAAGACAAACAGCTCCAATGGCATTGTGCATGCTGACAAAGTTGCTCAAGATCCAGCTGGGGATGGAACGAAAGAGATCTCCAATGGCATTGTTTCCGCTGACCAAGTAGCTTGTGAGGCAGCTGAAGATGGGAAAAAGGAGTAA
- the LOC122054219 gene encoding uncharacterized protein At2g34160-like isoform X2 has product MATTAAVGDDGTVVAAAGRSKKNRIQVSTNKKPLFFYVNLAKQHDEIELSALGMAIGTVVTVAEILKNNGLATAKMIQTSTVGTKDEVKGRLVRKAKIEILLGKTDNFNDIVATAKIVQEKDENGTKGSTKGIIVSAEKAAQDTSDNGKTNSSNGIVHADKVAQDPAGDGTKEISNGIVSADQVACEAAEDGKKE; this is encoded by the exons ATGGCGACGACAGCGGCGGTTGGCGACGACGGTACAGTGGTGGCGGCGGCGGGGCGTAGCAAGAAGAACCGGATCCAGGTATCCACCAACAAGAAGCCTCTCTTCTTCTACGTCAATCTCGCCAAG CAACACGATGAGATTGAGCTCTCAGCTTTGGGAATGG CTATTGGCACGGTGGTCACCGTTGCAGAaatcttgaaaaataatggaCTTGCTACTGCGAAGA TGATCCAGACCTCTACAGTCGGCACAAAAGATGAAGTAAAGGGGCGATTAGTTCGGAAGGCGAAG ATTGAGATTTTACTTGGAAAGACTGACAACTTCAATGACATCGTGGCTACTGCCAAAATAGTTCAAGAGAAAGATGAAAATGGAACGAAAGGCAGCACCAAGGGAATCATTGTTTCTGCTGAAAAAGCTGCTCAAGATACATCAGATAATGGAAAGACAAACAGCTCCAATGGCATTGTGCATGCTGACAAAGTTGCTCAAGATCCAGCTGGGGATGGAACGAAAGAGATCTCCAATGGCATTGTTTCCGCTGACCAAGTAGCTTGTGAGGCAGCTGAAGATGGGAAAAAGGAGTAA